One Nicotiana sylvestris chromosome 12, ASM39365v2, whole genome shotgun sequence genomic window carries:
- the LOC104240157 gene encoding acetylserotonin O-methyltransferase-like, with product MGKETNGEARTREENQDSQAQADIWKYVFGFTEMAVVKCAIELGIADFLESNQQPVSLNQLSVALGCCSSSLYRVLRFLINRGIFKETSTGNGEISYVQTPLSRLLRKEGENSMAAFVLFESSPVMLAPWHNLSARVLSKENTVPAFDAAHGKDVWKFAETDPGYNNLLNNAMACDARVSVPAIINGCPEIFKGISSLVDVGGGDGTALRILVEAFPWIKGINFDLPHVASVAPHSNGVQHVGGDMFHYVPKADAAFIMWVLHDWGDGECIQILKKCGEAIPKDTGKVIIVEAVIEKGDGRKEDDKLKDVGLMLDMVMMAHTSNGKERTAKEWAYVLSAAGFSRHTINHINAVQSVIQAYL from the exons ATGGGGAAAGAAACAAATGGAGAAGCAAGAACACGTGAAGAAAACCAAGATTCTCAAGCCCAAGCAGATATTTGGAAGTATGTGTTCGGTTTCACAGAAATGGCTGTCGTAAAATGTGCCATTGAGTTGGGAATCGCTGATTTCTTGGAAAGCAATCAACAACCTGTTAGCTTAAACCAACTATCTGTTGCACTTGGCTGCTGCTCCTCTTCCCTCTATCGCGTCCTGAG GTTCTTGATCAATCGTGGAATATTTAAGGAGACATCAACAGGAAATGGCGAAATCAGTTATGTTCAAACACCCCTTTCCCGCCTTCTAAGGAAAGAAGGCGAAAATAGCATGGCTGCTTTCGTGCTATTTGAAAGCAGCCCGGTGATGCTAGCGCCGTGGCATAATCTTAGTGCTCGTGTTTTGTCAAAGGAGAATACAGTACCGGCATTTGACGCAGCTCATGGGAAGGATGTTTGGAAGTTCGCAGAAACAGATCCTGGGTACAACAACCTCTTAAATAACGCAATGGCATGCGATGCGAGGGTGTCTGTACCAGCGATTATCAATGGTTGCCCAGAGATATTCAAAGGGATCAGCTCATTGGTTGATGTTGGTGGAGGTGATGGAACAGCTCTTAGAATATTGGTGGAGGCTTTTCCATGGATTAAAGGGATTAACTTTGATCTACCTCATGTTGCCTCTGTTGCTCCTCATTCTAATGGCGTTCAACATGTTGGAGGCGATATGTTTCACTATGTTCCTAAAGCTGATGCGGCTTTCATCATG TGGGTATTACATGACTGGGGAGATGGTGAATGCATACAAATCTTAAAAAAGTGTGGAGAGGCAATTCCAAAAGACACAGGAAAAGTGATAATTGTGGAGGCAGTGATTGAAAAAGGAGATGGAAGAAAAGAGGATGACAAGCTCAAGGATGTGGGTTTGATGCTGGATATGGTTATGATGGCTCACACAAGCAACGGAAAAGAAAGAACTGCCAAAGAATGGGCCTACGTTCTGAGTGCAGCTGGATTCAGTAGACACACTATCAACCACATTAATGCTGTTCAATCTGTTATTCAGGCTTATCTTTGA